A stretch of DNA from Cupriavidus taiwanensis:
TGAGCCGCAGCCGCTCCAGCGCCTGCAGCGAGGCATAGAAGCCGGGCGATTCGATCGCGACCACGTCGCCCGGCTGCGTCACCGCCATCAGGCACAGGTTCAGCGCCTCGAGCGCGCCGTTGGTAACGACCAGGTCTTCGGCCGGCTGCGGCACGCCCGCACCCAGGTAGCGCAGCGCGATCTGGCGGCGCAGCGCGGCATTGCCGGGCGGCAGGTCATTGACCGAGTACCACGGGTCGAGCGCGCGGCCGGCGCGCGCCAGCGACTTGCCCAGCCGCTCCCACGGGAACAGCTCGGGCGAAGGGAAGGCCGAGCCGAACTGCACCAGCTCGCGGTCGCGCGCGCCTTCGAGCACGGCGAACACCAGCTTGGAGATGTCCACCTGCGTCGACACCTGCCGCGACGGGCGCGCCTGCGGCTGCGGCAGCTCGCGCCGCGCCGGCCCCGCCACGTAGTAGCCGGAGCGCTCGCGCGCCCGCACCAGCCCGCGCTCTTCCAGCCGGTAATAGGCCTGGAACGCGGTCGACGGGCTGACGCCGTACTGGGCCACGGTCTTGCGGATCGACGGCAGGCGCGTGCCGGGGGGCAGGCTGCCGTTGCGGATATCGGCGGCCAGGGTTTCGGCCAGGGCTTCGTACCGTTTCATGGTGGGGGCAGGGCGGCGGCGGTCAGGGGATTATCACCCGGGCGCAACCAACTGATACGTAATTTTTCCAGTTATCTGATGCTGGTATGGCAGGCGGCGCCGGACCATAATCGGCCTCTCGACCCGATACCCGTTGCCGTTGCGCCAGGAGATGCCATGACCCCGTTGAGGCTGTTGCGGACCGTGCTGTGGGGCTTCTTTGGCCTGCGCCAGGGCAGCGAGCACCAGCGCGACCTGGACCACCTGCGCCCGGTGCCGCTGATCGCGACCGGCGTGGCCGTCGCCGCCGCACTGGTGGCCTGCCTGGTGCTGGCGGCCAACTGGGCCGTGTCGGCGGCATGACCTGACTGCACCCATGCGCTTTCCTTTTCACGGGCCCGGCCTCGCTGTGTCCCGCGCGTTGCGCCGGCTGGCCGGCATGGCGCTGGCGCTACTGCTGACCGCGGGCCTGGCGCAGGCCGCCGCCGGCGACGCGCAGCAGTTCGAGCGCGGCCGCTACCTGGCCCGCATCGCCAACTGCGCCGCCTGCCATACCAGCGCCGGCGGCAAGCCCTTTGCCGGCGGGCTGCCGATCCGCACCGCGGTCGGCACGCTCTATTCGACCAATATCACGCCTGATGCCGGCAGCGGCATCGGCGCCTACACCCTGGCCGAGTTCGACCGTGCCGTGCGCCACGGCGTGGCGCGCGACGGCAAGCGCCTGTATCCGGCCATGCCGTACCCGTCGTATGCGCGCATGCAAGGCGACGACGTGGCGGCACTGTACGCCTACCTGCGCGCCGAGGTGGCGCCGGTGGCGCAGCGCAACCCCGCGCCGCAGATGCGCTGGCCGTTCGGCATGCGCAGCCTGCTGGCGGTGTGGAATGTGCTGTTCCTCGATGACGACCCGGTCCGCACCGACCCGGCGCGCGATGCCGCCTGGAACCGCGGTGCCTACCTGGTGCAGGCGGTGGCGCACTGCGGCGCCTGCCATACCCCGCGCGGCACGCTGTTCGCCGAGAAGGGCCTGGACCAGCGCAGCCGCCATTTCCTGTCCGGGGCCAGCGTGGAGGGATGGTCCGCCACCAACCTGACCGGCGACCAGGTCACCGGGCTGGGTGCCTGGTCGCGCGCGGACATCGCCGAGTTCCTGCGCACCGGGCGCAATGCGCACGCCACCTCGTTCGGCCCGATGTCGACGGTGGTGTCCACCGCCACCCAGTACATGAGCCCGGCCGACCTCGACGCGGTCGCGGCCTACCTCAAGTCGCTGCCCGGCGCGCGCGGCGAAGACAAGCCGTTCCGGCACGATCCCGCCACCGCGCAGCAGCTGCGCCAGGGCCGCTTCGACCTGCCGGGCGCGCGCCAGTACGCGGTGTTCTGCATGCCTTGCCATGGTGCCGATGGCAAGGGCTTCGCCCGCGTCTTCCCGCCGCTGGCCGGCAACCCCACGGTGGCCGATCCGGATCCGGCCTCGCTGGTCAACCTGCTGCTCGACGGCGCCGTGACCGCTCGGGTCGCCACCGCGCCCTCGGACTACCACATGCCCGGCTATGGCTGGACCCTGGACGACCAGGAGCTGGCCAACGTGCTGAGCTTTATCCGCGGCAGCTGGGGCAACCGCGCCGCGCCGGTGACGGAGGCCGACGTGGCCGCGCGGCGCCGGGCGCTGGCCGCGCAGCGCCAGGCCGACGCCCAACCATGAGCCGCCGATGACGATCACCCGAAGAGACTTCCTCAATGGCACCGCGCTGGCGATTGCCGCGGGACTGGCGCCGGCGCAGGTGCTGCACGCGCAGCCGCGCGCGGGCGCGCCGTCCGCTGCGTACCCGCCGGCGCTGACCGGGCTGCGCGGCAACCATCCGGGCACCTACACGCTGGCCCACAGCCTGGCGCGCGAAGGCGCGAAGTACCCCGCGGTGCTGGCGCGCGAAGCGTTCGACCTGGTGGTGGTAGGCGGCGGCCTCAGCGGCCTGGCGGCGGCGTGGTTCTACCGCCGCCGCTTCGGCGCCAACCGCCGCATCATGATCCTCGACAACCACGACGATTTCGGCGGCCACGCCAAGCGCAACGAGTTCACGGTGCGCGGCAAGCGGCTGGTGACCTATGGCGGCAGCGCCGAGATGCCGGCAAGCGCCGCCGGCGACGCCGCGGTGCGCGAGCTGCTGGCCGGGCTCGGGCTCGATGCCGCGCAGCCGCCCGCGGCCGTGGCCGCGGACCCGTATGCCGCACTCGGCATGGGCCGCGCGGTGTTCTTCGATGCCGAGCACTTCGGGCGCGACCAGTGGGTGGCGGGCGACCCCTTCGGCGAAGCGATCGATGCCCGCAGCAGCCAGCGCGTGGGCGGTCCGGGCGCGGCGGCGCTGTCGCGCTTCCTGGAGCGCGCGCCATTGCCCGCGGCGGACCGCGCCGCGCTGGCGCGGCTGGCCGCCGGCACCACCGATTATCTGCCGGCGCTGTCGGGCGCCGAACGCAGCGCGGCGCTGCGTACCATGCGCTACGCCGCCTTCCTGCGCGACCACGCCGGCATCGGCCTGGCCGGGCAGCGCTTCCTGCGCAGCCGCAGCGTCGATGCCTACGCGCTCGATGCCGACGGCATCTCGGTGGCCGACGCCATCGCCATCGGCCTGCCTGCAGGCGCCAACATGCCGGCGCCGGCGGACCATGCGCGATTGGGCAAGTCGCCCGCTTCGCGGCTGTGGTTTGCCGATGGCAATGCCTCGCTGGCGCGGCTGCTGGTGCAGAGCCTGATCCCGGGAGTGGCGCGCGTGGCCGCGCCGGCGCAGGTGGCATCGGCAGCGTTCGACTACAGCCGGCTGGATCGCGAAGGGCAGCCGGTGCGCCTGCGCCTGAACAGCACCGCGATCGCGGTCGAGCCCGACGGCCCGATCACGCGCGTCACCTATGGCTTCAGCGGCGACCTGCATCGGGTCGAGGCGCGCCACGTGGTGCTGGCCGGCTACAACATGATGATCCCCTACCTGCTGCCGTCGCTGCCGGCGCAGCAGAAGGCCATGCTGCACAACGAGGCCAAGGCGCCGCTGGTCTATACCAAGGTGGCGCTGGACCACTGGCAGGCGTTTGCCGCGCTGCGCACGCGCCGCATCCATGCGCCCGCCATGCCCTACACCGATCTCTGGCTGGAGCCGCCCGCGGGCCGGGAACCCTCCGACCCGGCGGTGCTGCACATGCTCTACGTGCCGACCGTGCCCGACAGCGGCATGCCCGCGCGCGACCGCTTCCGCGCCGGCCGCGCCTTGCTGCTGGGCACGCCGTTCGATGCGATGGAGCGCGACATCCGCACGCAGCTCGACCGCATGCTGGGACACCAGGGCTTTGCCTCGAAGGATGTGATCCGCGCCATCACCGTCAACCGCTGGGCGCACGGCTACAGCTACATGCCCGACAGCCTGGCCGGCGAGAACGTCGCGCCCGAGGCAGCGTGGCCCGGGCTGGCCGGCGTCGGCAACATCAGCATAGCCAACAGCGACAACGCCGGCAGCCCTTCGCTGACGGCCGCGGTGGCGCAGGGCAAGCGCGCGATCGAGCGGCTGCCCGGCTAGCCCGGCTCAGCCGTGGCGCGGCGGCGTCAGCGCCTCGATCTCCGCGTCCTTGGCCTCCCACTGGCGTGCCAGCCAGTGGTGGAATTCGGTGCGGAAGGCCTTGTCGCTGCCGTAGTCGGCGTCGCAGAAGGACGGCGGCACCGGCAGCTGGCGCATGCGCACCAGCACCGGGCCCGCGCGCCCGCAGGCCAGGTCCCAGAAGCCCGGCGCGCCTTCCGGATAGACGATGGTGACATCGATCAGCGAGCGGAACTTGTTGCCCATCGCGTTCAGCGCCACCGCCAGGCCACCGGCCTTGGGCTTGAGCAGGTGGCGGTAGGGCGAATCCTGCGCGGCGTGCTTGGCCGCGGTAAAGCGCGTGCCTTCGGCAAACACCATCACGCTGGTCGGCACCAGCGAAAACTTCGCGCAGGCGCGCCGGGCGGTCTCCTGGTCCTGGCGCCGCAAGGCCGGGTTGCGGCGCAGCTCGGCCTTGCCGTGGCGCTTCATGAACGGGAAATCCAGCGCCCACCAGGCCAGGCCGATCACCGGCACATAGATCAGCTGCTGCTTGAGGAAGAACTTCAGCAGCGGGATGCGGCGGTTCAGCGCCCGTTGCAGCACGAAGATGTCGGCCCACGACTGGTGGTTGCAGTTGACCAGGTACCAGTCGGCATAGCGCAGGCCCTGGTTGCCGCGAATGTCCCAGGGCTCGCGCTGGATCCACGCGAACCAGCCGGTGTTGCCGGAGATCCAGGCGGTGGCGATGCCATTGAGCAGCGGGTCGATGCGGCGCCCGGCCGCGGCGAACGGCAGCGCCAGCTTCAGCAGCGCCAGCGGAAACAGCAGCGCGCACCAGAACAGCGTGCTGGCGATCAGCAGGGTCCAGCTCAGGATGCCGGTGACAAAGGCGAAGCGGCCGCGCGGCACCGGCGCCCGGCGCCGTGGCGGCACGGCAGGAGCGGCGGAGAGGGGCTGGCTGGCGTCGGCGGAATCGGGGGCGGCGGAGGAAGCGGGGGAAGAAGAGGGCAACGTCGTCATGGGCGCCAGTTTGCGGGCAGTAAAGGAATTGGAGCTTGCGCTTGATCAACGCGGACGCTGGCTCGTGGGTATCTCAAGTTGACGCGTGATGCCTTCAGAACACCAGCGTCGCCGTGCCCATGAAGGTGTTGGTGCTCTTCAGCCGGTTCTTGCTCGCCACCGACGGCACCCAGCGCAGGCCCAGCGACAGCAGGCTTTTGGCGCCGACCTTGGTGTCGTAGGTGACGATCGGGCCCACCGCCCAGTCGTGGCCGCGGAAGCCGTTCAGGCGGTCCGCCAGCGGGCCGCTGTCGTCGCCCAGCTGCTGCGTGGTGCCGGCGATCAGGCCCACGCCGGCGCCGTTGGCAAAGCGCTTGAGCAGCATGGTGTCGAGCGTGAACAGCGGCGCGTTCTGGTAATCGGTGGCTTGGTTGCGGGTGTAGAACTGGATGCCGGCGACGGCATCGAACTCGAGCCCGTGTTCTGGGAACAGTCTGGTGTAGGCCACCTGCGGAATGAAGGTCCAGTTGTTGAGGCTGGGATTGGCCAGGGCGTTGGGGTCGTACTTGCCGGTCGGCGCCCACACGTTCAGGCTCAGCGCCACGTGTTCCGTCTTGGAAAAATGGTAGCCGGCGATGATCGGCGCGAAGGTGATGTCGAACAGGTTCGAGGCGGTGTCCTGGGTGCTGCTGCCGCTGCCGCCCACGGCAAGATTGGCCGTGACCTTGGTCCATACATAGGGCAGCGTGAAACTGGAGGCAAAGTTCCAGGCGCCGGTGTCGGTGTCCCACACTGTCATCACGGTGGCCAGGGTGAACGCGAGCTTGCCGTCGATACCCGCCGAGGCCTTGCCCGCGACCGGCACGGTGCGGCTGCCGCCGATTGAGCCGTCGAGGTAGATTTCGCCGACGTTGACGATCAGCGCAGGCTCCGGCGACACGACCCCGGCATTGGGCAGAACGCTGGTGCCGGTGACGGGACGCCCGAGGGCGCCTTCGGTGGCGTGGGCGCCGGCGCAGGCCAGCACCAGCGGTGCAGTCAAGGCAAGCCGTTGTGCGAGGGTCTTTGGCATGGGCATCGACATGAAGGACAGACCGGGCCGGGCCCGCTGCGATGAGACGTTCGGTGAAGCGAGGCGCTGCCGCCGGTTTTCGACATTGCATACTAGCAGCAAACCCCCGCGTCACTGCTGGCGCCGCAACACGAAGAAACTTTCATCACGGCATCGCAAATATTGACTTCCCAAGGCCAAAGCCGCTCGGCGATGATGCATGCCGATGAACCGTTCCGCCATGACAAGAGGCATTGCCGCGCTGGCGAGCGCACTGGCTGTGTGCTGGTGCGGTGGCGCATGGGCGCAGGCCGAGGGCGCTGCCGAAACGAAGTCGCTGTCGTTCTTCGACCCGGAAGACGGCGAGTTCGACATGAGCGACTTCCTGCTCAACCACCGCGGCGCACTGCCCGTGCCCACCATCATCACCGAGCCCGCGGTCGGCTACGGCGTGGGCCTCGGGCTGCTGTTCTTCTCGCAATCGATGGCCGATGCCGCCGCCAGCGCCAGGGCCAGCGGCAAGGGCCCGGCGCCGCCCAACATCACCGGTGTCGGCGGCGCCTATACCGAGAATGGCACCTGGGCCGCCGGCGTCGCGCATTTCCACACCTGGGACGGCGACCGCTACCGCTATCTCGGCGCGCTGGCCAAGGTCGATGCCAACCTCGACTACTACGGCTTGCGCGACCAGCCGCGTGCCTATGGGCTGCGCGGGGTGTTGCTGGTGCAGCAACTGCTGGTGCGCGTCGCCGACACCCGCTGGTACGTGGGCCCGCGCTATGTGTATTTCGATTCGACCGCGGCCTTCAAGTTTGGCGATGCCGGCGAGCTGGGCGGCTTCGACCGGAGCCAGCGCATCGGCAAGGCCGGCCTGGTGATCGACTACGACTCGCGCGACAACATCTTCTATCCCAGCCGCGGCAGCTACGCCGAACTCGAGGCGCAGTTTGCCCGCGGCGGCTTCGGCAGTACCCAGTCGTTCGACATGTATAACGCGCGCGGCTTTACCTGGCTGCCGCTGACGCGCACCGTGATCCTCGGCCTGCGTGCCGATACGCGTTTTTCCAGTGGCGACGTGCCGTTCTATGCGCAGCCGTACGTCGACCTGCGCGGCGTGCAGAAGGGGCGCTACCAGGACCGCAATGCGCTCGCGGCGGAAATGGAACTGCGCTGGGACGTGACCCCGCGCTGGTCGCTGCTGGGCTTCACCGGCGTCGGCAAGGCCTATGGGCGCTGGCACGATTTTTCCGATGCGTCGACCATCTACAGCGTCGGCGCGGGCTTTCGCTACATGATCGCGCGCAAGCTGGGCGTGTCGATCGGCCTGGATGTGGCGCACAGCAAGGGCCAGAACGCCTTTTATATCCAGGTCGGCAGCGCGTGGCGCTGAGGCGACAGCGGAATGAGAAAAAAACTTAATTCACTGCTGCCGGAAATCATAAAAAGCTCACTTCTGATCGCCGAACCCATCTGAGATCATTGTTTTCGTCGAATCGGGTGATGT
This window harbors:
- a CDS encoding DUF2970 domain-containing protein; the protein is MTPLRLLRTVLWGFFGLRQGSEHQRDLDHLRPVPLIATGVAVAAALVACLVLAANWAVSAA
- a CDS encoding cytochrome c, whose protein sequence is MRFPFHGPGLAVSRALRRLAGMALALLLTAGLAQAAAGDAQQFERGRYLARIANCAACHTSAGGKPFAGGLPIRTAVGTLYSTNITPDAGSGIGAYTLAEFDRAVRHGVARDGKRLYPAMPYPSYARMQGDDVAALYAYLRAEVAPVAQRNPAPQMRWPFGMRSLLAVWNVLFLDDDPVRTDPARDAAWNRGAYLVQAVAHCGACHTPRGTLFAEKGLDQRSRHFLSGASVEGWSATNLTGDQVTGLGAWSRADIAEFLRTGRNAHATSFGPMSTVVSTATQYMSPADLDAVAAYLKSLPGARGEDKPFRHDPATAQQLRQGRFDLPGARQYAVFCMPCHGADGKGFARVFPPLAGNPTVADPDPASLVNLLLDGAVTARVATAPSDYHMPGYGWTLDDQELANVLSFIRGSWGNRAAPVTEADVAARRRALAAQRQADAQP
- a CDS encoding NAD(P)/FAD-dependent oxidoreductase; translated protein: MTITRRDFLNGTALAIAAGLAPAQVLHAQPRAGAPSAAYPPALTGLRGNHPGTYTLAHSLAREGAKYPAVLAREAFDLVVVGGGLSGLAAAWFYRRRFGANRRIMILDNHDDFGGHAKRNEFTVRGKRLVTYGGSAEMPASAAGDAAVRELLAGLGLDAAQPPAAVAADPYAALGMGRAVFFDAEHFGRDQWVAGDPFGEAIDARSSQRVGGPGAAALSRFLERAPLPAADRAALARLAAGTTDYLPALSGAERSAALRTMRYAAFLRDHAGIGLAGQRFLRSRSVDAYALDADGISVADAIAIGLPAGANMPAPADHARLGKSPASRLWFADGNASLARLLVQSLIPGVARVAAPAQVASAAFDYSRLDREGQPVRLRLNSTAIAVEPDGPITRVTYGFSGDLHRVEARHVVLAGYNMMIPYLLPSLPAQQKAMLHNEAKAPLVYTKVALDHWQAFAALRTRRIHAPAMPYTDLWLEPPAGREPSDPAVLHMLYVPTVPDSGMPARDRFRAGRALLLGTPFDAMERDIRTQLDRMLGHQGFASKDVIRAITVNRWAHGYSYMPDSLAGENVAPEAAWPGLAGVGNISIANSDNAGSPSLTAAVAQGKRAIERLPG
- a CDS encoding acyltransferase, which gives rise to MPRGRFAFVTGILSWTLLIASTLFWCALLFPLALLKLALPFAAAGRRIDPLLNGIATAWISGNTGWFAWIQREPWDIRGNQGLRYADWYLVNCNHQSWADIFVLQRALNRRIPLLKFFLKQQLIYVPVIGLAWWALDFPFMKRHGKAELRRNPALRRQDQETARRACAKFSLVPTSVMVFAEGTRFTAAKHAAQDSPYRHLLKPKAGGLAVALNAMGNKFRSLIDVTIVYPEGAPGFWDLACGRAGPVLVRMRQLPVPPSFCDADYGSDKAFRTEFHHWLARQWEAKDAEIEALTPPRHG
- a CDS encoding SphA family protein encodes the protein MPKTLAQRLALTAPLVLACAGAHATEGALGRPVTGTSVLPNAGVVSPEPALIVNVGEIYLDGSIGGSRTVPVAGKASAGIDGKLAFTLATVMTVWDTDTGAWNFASSFTLPYVWTKVTANLAVGGSGSSTQDTASNLFDITFAPIIAGYHFSKTEHVALSLNVWAPTGKYDPNALANPSLNNWTFIPQVAYTRLFPEHGLEFDAVAGIQFYTRNQATDYQNAPLFTLDTMLLKRFANGAGVGLIAGTTQQLGDDSGPLADRLNGFRGHDWAVGPIVTYDTKVGAKSLLSLGLRWVPSVASKNRLKSTNTFMGTATLVF
- a CDS encoding BamA/TamA family outer membrane protein yields the protein MTRGIAALASALAVCWCGGAWAQAEGAAETKSLSFFDPEDGEFDMSDFLLNHRGALPVPTIITEPAVGYGVGLGLLFFSQSMADAAASARASGKGPAPPNITGVGGAYTENGTWAAGVAHFHTWDGDRYRYLGALAKVDANLDYYGLRDQPRAYGLRGVLLVQQLLVRVADTRWYVGPRYVYFDSTAAFKFGDAGELGGFDRSQRIGKAGLVIDYDSRDNIFYPSRGSYAELEAQFARGGFGSTQSFDMYNARGFTWLPLTRTVILGLRADTRFSSGDVPFYAQPYVDLRGVQKGRYQDRNALAAEMELRWDVTPRWSLLGFTGVGKAYGRWHDFSDASTIYSVGAGFRYMIARKLGVSIGLDVAHSKGQNAFYIQVGSAWR